The Drosophila suzukii chromosome X, CBGP_Dsuzu_IsoJpt1.0, whole genome shotgun sequence DNA window TGGTGGGTCTGGGAGCCCAGGTCCTCGGCGAATGCGGCGGCATTCTGCCAGAGCGTTTCGTCAGCATCGCGGCCAACTACGATTGGATCCAACAGCAGTTGCAATAAACCAGTATCGATAACAGAAGCATGATAAAAACTATAGTTTTGGGGTTTTCTAAGGAGGTTTATCAGTTCTCAAAAATATTCTGATAGCTTGATCATAATATTATTTGATACTAAATTATTATAGGTACTCAAACACAAAACACCGGTATGTAAGCACTTTCTAGGGTTATTATATTGGAATCAATATATCATATACAGATATGATCACAAAGATACGTATCATAAAGGATAACTCTTATCTTAAATCTGGTTTTCTTTAATCGAAGACTGGTCTATTTGATATTCAAAACCGattgatttttttattaaatttctaaGCCAGTAAGACTGTTATATTTGATATTTAAGCTAATAGAGCACCAGCAGTTGCAATAAAGTCCCACTAATAAATGtgtagattttttttaaatattttgaaatcaGATTTCCTGGCATACTTATAGGAGTAAAAAGCAATGGACGTATACGAATAAGTCGTAAATTAACAATTTAATCATTATAGCGATTGGCAATATGATCATAAACTAATGTGCTGAATAACCCTCCCAAACGGGCTTCTGAGAACTGTGAAACCTTTTTCGGAAACGTATTTGTATCTTACAAGTACCCAAAGTAAAGTGTTGCAATAGGAACAATTGTTGAGTGTAAGTCAAAACCGGAAGAGCCTACTTCATTGTAACCACTTTAGCTGCAAAAGTATAGAAAAATCGATCTCAATTGCATTTATGGAGGGTCTTAATCTCAAATTTGGTAATGGTGCTAAAGAGGCATTAATATATAGACTTGTATGAAACTAAACGTCGTAATATACCATTATTAGACGTATTTGTTATCTTAAGACACAAAAAACCATCCCGCCTTTATGGAAACAACTCAGCAGTCCCCATCAACACCTCGGCTTTATTTAAACAGCATTCTCGTTGATCCATTCTTGATGCTGGGTCACATCCACATAGCCATCGGGCAGTCCGGAACCACAGCCGCCGACAAAGAAGGCGGCAATGCCCACCAGTTGGTCATTGTAGACCGCCGGAGCACCAGCGTCGCCGGAACAGAGTCCAGCGAAATCCTCGGCCACCGGGGACAGGCAGATCAGATCCTCCTGCTGCAGGTACAGTTCCTTGTAGCAGTCACTCGCACTCAGGATCTGCCTGCTGGCCACCTGGAGGCCATGGCTAAAAGATCCCTCGGCCTTGCTGGATCCCCAGCCTGAGAAACTGATCTGGGATCCAGCCGCCGGACGCTCTGTGGCCAAGTCAATGGGTTTGGTATTGGCATTCAGGTTCACCTTGGACTGCAGCTTCAATAGGGCCAGATCATTGGTTCCAGCCGCATCCGAACTGGAGTAGTTCTTGTGTATTATGATCTGGGACAGGG harbors:
- the LOC108005344 gene encoding serine protease SP24D, whose translation is MSRVQSQTQLLLLPILLVVVTLGAGQASRLPADVGSQPHSVSLRQNGVHVCGGALFRDNWVITAAHCVSLGGAQQSYPPQYFDVRVGSIQRITGGQLVPLSQIIIHKNYSSSDAAGTNDLALLKLQSKVNLNANTKPIDLATERPAAGSQISFSGWGSSKAEGSFSHGLQVASRQILSASDCYKELYLQQEDLICLSPVAEDFAGLCSGDAGAPAVYNDQLVGIAAFFVGGCGSGLPDGYVDVTQHQEWINENAV